In Rhizobium jaguaris, a single window of DNA contains:
- a CDS encoding acetolactate synthase large subunit: MPKGSEFLVAALENEGVERIFGIPGEENLDVVEAIRTSSIELVLTRHEQAAAFMAATYGRLTGKPGVCISTLGPGALNLSTGAAYALLGAMPMIMITGQKGVLSSRQARFQVVDVVGSMKPLTKLSRQIVSPSIIPTLVREAFRIAQEERPGPVHLELPEDIAAEESAPVPMVPPHPAELPVANADALNRAAELIRRAKRPLIMLGAAASRPRSTSDLANFVIRTGIPYFTTQMGKGTVPGGTELYIGTAALSERDYVHEAIERADLIVTIGHDTIEKPPFIMGKTGPQVVHVGYQPATVEQVYFPQTEVIGDIGPSLKLLADRLEGQLPNAKALLPLRAGILERVAARAEEDRFTPQRIVHDVRTVIPPDGIVALDNGMYKIWFARNYRTQVANTLLLDNALATMGAGLPSAMTASLLYPHRRVMAVCGDGGFMMNSQEIETAVRLKLNLVILVLEDGAYGMIRWKQAVDEFPDYGMTFGNPDFVRYAEAYGAKGHRVEHIDHFVPTLEQAFLEGGVHLVVVPIDYSENKRVLVDELSKRLPVLPEQTA, from the coding sequence ATGCCCAAAGGATCGGAATTTCTTGTCGCCGCATTGGAAAATGAAGGCGTCGAACGCATATTCGGGATTCCCGGAGAAGAAAACCTCGACGTCGTTGAGGCGATCCGGACGTCCTCGATCGAGCTTGTACTGACCAGGCACGAGCAGGCCGCCGCTTTCATGGCCGCGACCTACGGCCGGCTGACTGGAAAGCCCGGTGTGTGCATTTCCACCCTCGGCCCCGGCGCGCTAAATCTCTCGACAGGCGCTGCCTACGCTCTCTTGGGTGCAATGCCGATGATCATGATCACCGGGCAAAAGGGCGTTCTGTCTTCACGCCAGGCGCGCTTCCAGGTCGTCGATGTCGTCGGCAGCATGAAGCCGCTGACCAAGCTTTCTCGCCAGATCGTCTCGCCGTCGATCATACCGACGCTGGTACGCGAGGCGTTCAGGATTGCGCAGGAGGAACGGCCGGGTCCCGTCCATCTGGAGCTGCCTGAGGATATCGCCGCCGAGGAAAGCGCGCCTGTCCCGATGGTGCCGCCTCATCCGGCAGAGCTGCCCGTCGCGAATGCGGACGCGCTCAATAGGGCGGCCGAATTGATCCGGCGTGCGAAGCGGCCGCTCATCATGCTCGGCGCAGCCGCCTCCCGCCCGCGTTCGACATCGGATCTGGCCAATTTCGTCATCAGGACCGGGATACCGTATTTCACCACCCAAATGGGCAAGGGCACGGTGCCCGGCGGTACTGAACTCTATATCGGCACGGCAGCGCTCTCCGAACGCGATTACGTCCATGAAGCGATCGAGCGGGCGGACCTCATTGTCACGATCGGCCACGATACCATCGAGAAGCCACCGTTCATCATGGGAAAAACCGGTCCTCAGGTGGTCCACGTCGGATATCAGCCGGCAACGGTGGAGCAGGTCTATTTCCCGCAAACGGAGGTCATCGGCGATATCGGTCCCTCGCTGAAGCTCCTCGCCGACAGGCTTGAAGGACAGCTCCCCAACGCGAAAGCCCTTCTGCCGCTGCGTGCGGGAATCCTGGAAAGGGTCGCAGCGCGTGCGGAGGAAGACCGTTTCACACCGCAGCGGATCGTCCATGATGTGCGCACCGTCATACCGCCCGACGGCATCGTGGCGCTCGACAACGGCATGTATAAGATCTGGTTTGCCCGGAACTACAGGACGCAGGTTGCGAATACGCTGCTGCTGGACAATGCGCTTGCCACCATGGGTGCGGGCCTTCCGTCAGCAATGACGGCCTCTCTCCTCTATCCTCATCGCCGAGTAATGGCAGTCTGCGGGGATGGAGGCTTCATGATGAACAGCCAGGAAATCGAGACCGCGGTTCGCCTCAAGCTCAACCTTGTCATTCTGGTGCTGGAAGACGGGGCATACGGGATGATCCGCTGGAAGCAGGCAGTCGACGAGTTCCCGGACTACGGCATGACTTTCGGGAATCCCGACTTTGTAAGATATGCTGAAGCCTATGGGGCCAAGGGCCACCGCGTGGAACATATCGATCACTTCGTTCCGACACTGGAGCAGGCATTCTTGGAAGGCGGGGTCCATCTTGTCGTGGTACCCATCGATTATTCCGAGAATAAGCGCGTCCTCGTTGACGAGCTCAGCAAGAGACTTCCCGTTTTGCCGGAGCAGACAGCATGA
- a CDS encoding amino acid ABC transporter ATP-binding protein: protein MPTQPLLQVRNLTKTFGPAKALNDVSFDVRKGEVICIIGPSGCGKSTLLRSINYLTEPDDGFVQVNGAYLGKERTMAGVVRRQSSREIDRRRPKIGFVFQQFNLWPHLTVLDNITKGPIRVNRVSRQKAEQDARALLSRFGLEDKADAFPSELSGGQKQRVAIARTLAMEPDLVLFDEPTSALDPEMVHEVLVFLKELAGSGMTMVLVTHEIGFARSAADRIIFMDKGAIVEEGPSGELLARPKNERLKLFLSQLSIDFDA, encoded by the coding sequence ATGCCGACGCAGCCCCTCCTACAAGTCCGCAATCTGACAAAGACCTTCGGTCCGGCGAAGGCGCTTAACGATGTCAGCTTCGACGTCCGCAAGGGCGAGGTGATCTGCATCATCGGACCCAGTGGCTGCGGCAAGAGCACGCTTCTTCGGTCCATCAATTATCTTACCGAACCGGACGATGGCTTCGTGCAGGTGAACGGCGCCTATCTCGGCAAGGAACGGACGATGGCTGGGGTGGTCCGGCGCCAAAGTTCCCGGGAGATCGACCGCCGCCGGCCGAAGATCGGTTTCGTCTTTCAGCAGTTCAATCTTTGGCCGCACCTTACCGTGTTGGACAATATCACCAAGGGACCGATCCGGGTCAATCGCGTTTCCCGGCAGAAGGCTGAGCAGGATGCACGAGCCTTGCTCAGTCGGTTCGGACTTGAAGACAAGGCGGACGCTTTTCCTTCCGAGCTTTCCGGCGGCCAGAAGCAGCGCGTTGCGATCGCTCGCACGCTGGCCATGGAGCCCGATCTCGTCCTTTTTGACGAGCCGACCTCGGCCCTTGACCCCGAGATGGTCCACGAAGTCCTGGTCTTCCTGAAAGAACTCGCCGGTTCCGGCATGACGATGGTGCTGGTGACGCACGAGATCGGTTTCGCCCGCAGTGCCGCGGACCGGATCATCTTCATGGACAAGGGGGCCATCGTCGAGGAAGGCCCATCCGGCGAGCTGCTCGCCCGGCCAAAGAACGAGCGGCTGAAGCTTTTCCTCAGTCAGCTGTCAATAGACTTCGACGCCTGA
- a CDS encoding 2'-5' RNA ligase family protein: protein MRHTIRRSTAAIGVGSSLWLAVVLVFAQTAVAQEVTAIDIALEPDAMMIQHARDANARLLKNFPKGFALDETHHPHVTMLQQFVRTDDLDKVYAAANAVMVKEKPTAWKLNAFKYYYIPSPPVGLAGIVVEPSKDLHRLQDELLAAVKPYTLKTGTPAAFFSEEGGKDIQKDLIEYVADFAQIASGKRFNPHVTIGVGTETYLNKMMAEPFPSFTFSPNGVSVYQLGTFGTARKELKALTLAP from the coding sequence ATGAGACATACAATAAGGCGTAGCACAGCAGCAATTGGCGTTGGCAGCAGCCTCTGGTTAGCCGTCGTGCTCGTGTTTGCCCAAACGGCCGTCGCCCAGGAAGTCACAGCAATCGACATTGCGCTCGAACCAGACGCGATGATGATCCAACACGCGAGGGACGCCAACGCTCGTCTGCTCAAGAACTTTCCGAAAGGCTTCGCCCTGGATGAGACGCACCACCCACACGTTACTATGTTGCAGCAATTCGTCCGCACGGATGATCTCGACAAGGTGTATGCTGCGGCGAACGCGGTCATGGTCAAAGAAAAGCCAACCGCATGGAAATTGAATGCTTTCAAATACTATTACATCCCGTCCCCGCCGGTTGGCCTTGCGGGGATCGTGGTCGAACCTAGTAAAGACCTTCATCGGCTGCAGGATGAACTCCTCGCTGCGGTTAAGCCCTATACCTTGAAGACAGGGACCCCGGCGGCGTTCTTCAGTGAGGAGGGCGGTAAGGACATTCAAAAAGACCTGATCGAGTACGTCGCCGACTTCGCCCAAATCGCTTCGGGCAAGCGCTTCAATCCACACGTGACGATCGGGGTCGGAACGGAAACCTATCTTAATAAGATGATGGCGGAGCCATTCCCGTCGTTCACATTCTCCCCGAACGGAGTGTCGGTCTATCAGCTCGGTACCTTCGGCACAGCTCGCAAGGAGCTCAAGGCGTTGACACTGGCGCCCTGA
- a CDS encoding CbtB domain-containing protein: protein MTDIVVHPAPSPSPISCQELLPWAAFVGLLLLMTLYFVGAEQGATLLMQGDVVHEFIDDGRHLLGFPCH, encoded by the coding sequence ATGACCGACATCGTCGTCCATCCAGCACCGAGCCCGTCGCCTATCTCCTGTCAAGAGCTACTTCCCTGGGCCGCCTTCGTAGGGCTGCTCTTGCTGATGACGCTCTACTTCGTTGGCGCGGAGCAGGGGGCGACCTTGCTCATGCAGGGCGACGTCGTTCACGAGTTCATCGACGACGGCCGGCATCTGCTCGGCTTTCCGTGCCATTGA
- a CDS encoding HAD family hydrolase, which produces MRYLDSQPARRHVLFAAMALSLGLLATLSPLRAQDSSADPLPSWNDSTNKQAIVDFVKATTDLNKSTFVPAEQRIATFDQDGTLWVEHPIYSQIIYCLDRVPALVAAKPELKKVEPFKTVLTGDREAIAKLPMKELEKLLAATLTGMTIDQFTAEVKKWLADAKDPRWKHPYTDLTYQPMQEVLKYLRANGYKTYIVTGGGQDFVRVYAEGTYGIPPEQVVGTVGGTTYGHDKNGKPTLTKQPKLLLNDNNAGKPEGIHLMIGRRPLIAFGNSIGDEQMLEYTKTGDGPRLALLLLHDDAVREYAYGPAQGLPDSKIGTFTQKLYDEAKADGWLVVSMKNDWKRIFADDVVSGQ; this is translated from the coding sequence ATGCGCTACCTCGATAGCCAACCGGCAAGACGCCACGTTCTGTTCGCAGCGATGGCCCTAAGTCTCGGATTGCTTGCCACATTGTCACCGCTGCGAGCGCAAGACAGTTCGGCCGATCCGCTGCCGTCCTGGAATGACTCGACGAACAAGCAGGCAATCGTCGACTTCGTGAAGGCGACGACCGACCTGAACAAGTCCACCTTCGTGCCGGCGGAGCAAAGGATCGCCACCTTCGACCAGGACGGCACACTATGGGTAGAGCATCCCATCTACAGCCAGATCATATACTGTCTGGATCGGGTTCCGGCGCTCGTGGCCGCAAAGCCCGAACTCAAGAAGGTGGAGCCCTTCAAGACGGTGCTGACGGGAGACCGCGAGGCGATTGCCAAGCTGCCGATGAAGGAGCTGGAAAAGCTGCTTGCGGCGACGCTCACCGGCATGACCATCGACCAGTTCACGGCCGAGGTGAAAAAATGGCTGGCGGACGCCAAGGATCCGCGCTGGAAGCATCCCTACACCGACCTCACATACCAGCCGATGCAGGAGGTGCTGAAATACCTGCGCGCCAATGGCTACAAGACCTACATCGTCACGGGCGGCGGTCAGGATTTCGTGCGCGTCTATGCGGAAGGAACCTATGGAATTCCGCCCGAGCAGGTGGTGGGAACCGTCGGCGGAACGACCTACGGCCACGACAAGAACGGCAAGCCGACCCTGACCAAGCAGCCGAAGCTCCTTCTCAACGACAACAATGCCGGCAAGCCCGAGGGCATTCACTTGATGATCGGGCGGCGGCCGCTGATTGCCTTCGGCAACTCGATCGGCGACGAGCAGATGCTGGAATACACCAAGACCGGCGACGGGCCGCGGCTCGCCCTGCTGCTGCTCCACGACGATGCCGTGCGCGAATATGCCTATGGGCCGGCCCAAGGCCTTCCCGACTCGAAAATCGGCACGTTCACGCAGAAACTCTACGACGAGGCCAAGGCCGACGGCTGGCTCGTCGTCAGCATGAAGAACGATTGGAAACGCATCTTCGCGGATGACGTTGTCAGCGGACAATGA
- a CDS encoding tyrosine-type recombinase/integrase, whose translation MRLTSASRALLSPFISRPWLERRGGTVDDYAFPSRVDHADHLSTRQYARLVDEWVTAIGLRREDYGTHSLRRTKAAMIYKATGNLRAIQTLLGHTKIENTVKYLGVDIVDALELAEHTEI comes from the coding sequence TTGCGCCTGACTTCGGCGTCACGCGCGCTTCTCTCGCCGTTTATCTCGCGGCCCTGGCTTGAGCGGAGGGGAGGAACAGTCGATGACTACGCCTTTCCCAGTCGAGTCGATCACGCCGATCATCTCAGCACTCGCCAATATGCCCGGCTGGTCGACGAGTGGGTTACCGCTATCGGTCTAAGACGCGAGGACTATGGAACACATTCGCTTCGACGTACCAAGGCCGCGATGATCTACAAGGCGACGGGCAATCTTCGTGCAATCCAGACCCTGCTCGGACACACCAAGATCGAGAACACCGTCAAATACCTGGGAGTCGACATAGTGGATGCGCTGGAATTGGCGGAGCATACAGAAATCTGA
- a CDS encoding arylsulfatase — MNIRQNLLMAALLCGSAPLLAGHAPVQAQEQLKPNILVIMGDDIGMWNIGAYSRGLMAGRTPNLDQMAKEGMLFTDYYAEASCTAGRANFITGELPIRTGMTTVGQAGASVGLPAEAVTIATVLKSMGYSTGQFGKNHLGDKNEFLPTVHGFDEFFGYLYHLDAMEDPAHPNYPQDLLNVVGPRNMVHSWATDKDDPTEMPRWGKIGKQRIEDAGPLYPKRMETVDDEIRDFATGFIEKAKKDNKPFFVWLNPTRMHIVTHLSPKYEAMRNAENGWSEEEAGMAQLDDDVGLVMKKIKDLGEDDNTIVLFTTDNGTEVFTWPDGGQTPFAQAKGTVLEGGFRVPAILRWPGHVPADTVQNGIFSGLDWLPTFVAAAGNPNITNELLQGKTIGDRTYRNHLDGYDQMAAITGKAPSARHEIFYLGESTVGAVRIDDYKFRFIDQPQGWLGEKTHPDVPYITNLRLDPFERTGWPNNGTKEGGQQYFDWFKYQFWRFVFVQQLVGKELQTFIDFPPMQRGASFNLDAVKAEMQQRMAQAEAAAKGPSN, encoded by the coding sequence ATGAATATCAGACAGAATCTTCTGATGGCCGCATTGCTTTGTGGCAGCGCGCCCCTGCTTGCCGGCCATGCGCCCGTGCAGGCTCAAGAACAACTAAAGCCTAATATCCTCGTCATTATGGGCGATGATATCGGCATGTGGAACATTGGTGCCTATAGTCGCGGCCTGATGGCGGGGCGTACCCCAAATCTCGACCAGATGGCCAAGGAAGGCATGCTCTTCACGGACTATTATGCGGAGGCCAGTTGCACGGCGGGTCGCGCCAACTTCATCACGGGCGAGCTGCCGATCCGAACCGGCATGACCACGGTTGGGCAGGCTGGCGCGTCGGTAGGCCTTCCTGCCGAAGCCGTGACCATCGCAACCGTCTTGAAGTCAATGGGCTACAGCACCGGCCAGTTTGGCAAGAACCATCTGGGTGACAAGAACGAGTTCCTGCCGACCGTTCACGGCTTCGACGAGTTCTTCGGCTACCTTTATCATCTCGACGCGATGGAGGACCCGGCGCATCCCAACTATCCCCAGGATCTGTTGAACGTGGTTGGGCCGCGCAACATGGTTCATAGCTGGGCGACCGACAAGGATGACCCGACCGAGATGCCGCGCTGGGGCAAAATCGGCAAGCAAAGGATCGAGGATGCCGGCCCGCTCTATCCCAAGCGCATGGAAACGGTCGACGACGAGATCCGCGACTTCGCCACAGGCTTCATTGAAAAGGCGAAGAAGGACAACAAGCCTTTCTTCGTCTGGCTGAACCCCACGCGCATGCACATAGTCACCCACCTCTCTCCCAAATATGAGGCGATGCGAAACGCTGAGAACGGCTGGTCGGAAGAGGAAGCCGGCATGGCCCAGCTCGATGACGACGTCGGGCTCGTGATGAAAAAGATCAAGGATTTGGGCGAGGACGACAACACCATCGTCCTGTTCACGACCGACAACGGGACGGAAGTGTTTACCTGGCCCGACGGAGGGCAGACGCCCTTCGCCCAGGCAAAGGGTACCGTGCTTGAAGGCGGCTTCCGCGTCCCTGCCATCCTCCGTTGGCCGGGTCATGTGCCGGCTGACACGGTTCAGAACGGTATTTTCTCCGGCCTGGACTGGTTGCCGACCTTTGTTGCCGCAGCTGGCAATCCGAACATCACCAACGAACTGCTGCAAGGCAAGACCATAGGTGACCGGACCTATAGGAACCATCTTGATGGCTACGACCAAATGGCGGCTATCACCGGCAAGGCTCCGTCAGCACGCCACGAGATCTTCTACCTTGGCGAGAGCACGGTCGGCGCAGTTCGCATCGACGATTACAAGTTCCGCTTCATCGATCAGCCTCAAGGCTGGCTTGGCGAAAAGACCCATCCCGACGTGCCATACATTACCAATCTGCGGCTCGATCCATTCGAGCGGACCGGTTGGCCCAACAACGGAACGAAAGAAGGCGGCCAGCAATACTTCGACTGGTTCAAGTATCAATTCTGGCGCTTCGTATTTGTCCAGCAGTTGGTCGGAAAGGAACTCCAGACCTTCATCGATTTTCCGCCGATGCAGCGAGGCGCCAGCTTCAATCTCGACGCCGTCAAGGCCGAGATGCAGCAGCGCATGGCGCAGGCTGAGGCGGCAGCAAAAGGTCCGAGCAACTGA
- a CDS encoding IS110 family transposase: MYDTMIGIDLAKNVFQLHGASMMGEVKFRKKIGRVQFLRFMEAQPPCVAVMESCGSAHFWARELVKLGHAVKLIAPQYVRPFVKRQKNDAADAEAIVTAAQRPEMRFVEPKTEAQQARAILFRARERIVHQRTELVNALRAVLYEYGHVVPLGISHIKRIEAILDEIGNDLPQLVQEECRDLLAQIAEKTARIDDKTKKIGEVAKQTDIAQRLQTMPGVGPMTAMAVEAFAPAMRSFRRGRDFAAWLGLVPKQFSSGGKERLGRVSKAGQADIRRLLIIGAMSRITWMGRKRIADGSWLARMLARKPRMLVAIALANKMARAIWAMLAKGENYRVPASGMAV, encoded by the coding sequence ATGTACGATACTATGATTGGCATTGATCTGGCAAAAAATGTATTTCAGCTTCACGGGGCATCGATGATGGGGGAAGTGAAGTTCCGCAAGAAAATTGGCCGCGTGCAATTTCTCAGGTTTATGGAAGCGCAGCCGCCATGCGTCGCGGTTATGGAGTCGTGCGGTAGCGCGCATTTCTGGGCGCGCGAGCTGGTGAAGCTTGGACATGCAGTCAAGCTAATCGCCCCGCAATATGTGCGGCCCTTTGTCAAAAGGCAGAAGAATGATGCTGCAGATGCCGAGGCGATTGTCACTGCCGCGCAGCGTCCCGAAATGCGCTTTGTCGAACCAAAGACGGAAGCTCAGCAAGCACGAGCGATCTTATTCCGCGCACGCGAGCGCATCGTCCATCAGCGCACCGAACTGGTCAATGCTTTGCGCGCCGTGCTCTACGAATACGGTCATGTCGTTCCGTTGGGGATCAGTCATATCAAGCGTATCGAGGCCATTCTCGATGAAATAGGCAATGATCTGCCTCAGCTCGTCCAGGAAGAGTGCCGCGATCTTTTGGCTCAGATTGCGGAGAAGACCGCCAGGATCGATGATAAGACAAAGAAAATTGGAGAGGTCGCCAAGCAGACGGATATCGCGCAGCGGCTTCAGACCATGCCCGGCGTCGGCCCGATGACGGCAATGGCCGTTGAAGCCTTCGCGCCGGCAATGAGAAGCTTCCGTCGCGGCCGTGATTTTGCGGCATGGCTTGGTCTTGTCCCAAAACAGTTTTCCTCCGGCGGGAAAGAGCGCCTTGGCCGCGTTTCCAAAGCTGGGCAGGCCGACATTCGCAGGTTGCTGATCATTGGCGCGATGTCGCGCATCACATGGATGGGTCGTAAACGGATTGCTGACGGTTCGTGGCTGGCCCGGATGCTGGCAAGAAAGCCGCGCATGCTGGTGGCGATCGCTCTCGCAAACAAGATGGCGCGGGCGATCTGGGCCATGCTGGCGAAGGGTGAAAATTATCGAGTTCCGGCGTCGGGCATGGCTGTATGA
- a CDS encoding IS5 family transposase translates to MPFKYNSTRRYRIGKMKFKLTNWPEYEAGLRRRGSLTLWITPEALSSWQAPKRTTRGGQPRYSDLAIESALTLGLVFGLRLRQTEGLLASVLKLIGLDLAVPDHTTLSRRARTWRSVDGREGQDIAAKQAVHVLVDSTGLEVYGVGRWLEDKHGARSRRGWRKLHLALDADSGEIIAHVMTGQDEGDASQVEPLLNQIDNPIGQFIADGAYDGDPTYEAVGRHSAGAVVVIPPRSNAIERPDAGNTSQRDRHIAAIKANGRMRWQAASGYGRRSLIETAIGRYKSIIGHRLRARSFSAQQTEVALGCTILNRMLACARPKSVRCRTVKA, encoded by the coding sequence ATGCCCTTCAAATACAATTCCACCCGCCGCTATCGTATCGGCAAGATGAAGTTCAAGCTGACGAACTGGCCGGAATACGAAGCCGGTCTTCGCCGGCGTGGCAGCCTGACGCTTTGGATAACGCCGGAGGCGCTTTCGTCCTGGCAGGCCCCGAAGCGGACAACACGGGGCGGCCAGCCACGCTATTCGGATCTGGCGATCGAGTCGGCGCTGACACTGGGTCTGGTGTTCGGCCTGCGTCTGCGCCAGACCGAGGGCCTGCTGGCTTCGGTTCTGAAACTGATAGGATTGGATCTCGCCGTGCCCGACCACACCACGCTGAGCCGGCGGGCTCGGACATGGCGATCGGTTGACGGGCGAGAGGGCCAAGACATTGCTGCGAAACAAGCCGTTCACGTCCTTGTCGACAGCACCGGGCTTGAAGTCTATGGAGTCGGCCGATGGCTGGAAGACAAGCACGGCGCCAGATCGCGCCGTGGCTGGCGCAAATTGCACCTAGCGCTGGACGCCGACAGCGGCGAAATCATCGCTCACGTCATGACCGGCCAGGATGAGGGCGATGCCTCACAAGTCGAACCGCTGCTTAATCAGATCGACAACCCGATCGGTCAGTTCATCGCCGATGGCGCTTATGACGGCGACCCGACCTATGAGGCAGTCGGCAGACACAGTGCTGGTGCGGTCGTTGTCATTCCACCTCGGTCCAACGCAATCGAGCGCCCCGATGCAGGGAACACCAGCCAGCGCGACCGGCACATCGCGGCCATCAAAGCGAACGGCCGAATGCGTTGGCAAGCGGCGAGCGGCTATGGCAGGCGGTCGCTGATCGAGACCGCCATCGGCCGCTACAAGTCGATCATAGGACATCGGCTACGGGCACGCTCATTCAGCGCGCAACAGACGGAAGTCGCCCTCGGCTGCACCATCCTCAATCGGATGTTGGCATGTGCACGCCCGAAATCCGTCCGCTGCAGGACAGTTAAAGCATAG
- a CDS encoding cytochrome P460 family protein, which yields MRKFTAFGLLSSGIGAIYLSVAVADGATDNVSPIYGVSLPDGYRGWQMITVAHEAGQNNDIRGILGNDIALKAFREGTRPFPDGAVIARLAYVYKSSPENDAVFPAPQSFVAGNSTNVQISVKDSKKYADSGGWGYGQFENGVANQSEPLLKSCFACHTKLDRSKDFVFSHYSP from the coding sequence ATGCGAAAATTCACAGCTTTCGGTTTGCTGTCATCAGGCATCGGCGCGATCTACCTTTCGGTCGCTGTGGCCGATGGCGCGACCGACAACGTCTCACCGATCTACGGTGTCAGCCTCCCGGATGGGTACCGCGGCTGGCAGATGATTACGGTTGCCCATGAAGCTGGGCAGAACAACGACATACGCGGGATCCTTGGAAACGACATCGCCTTGAAGGCTTTTCGAGAAGGAACCCGCCCCTTTCCAGATGGCGCGGTAATTGCGCGCCTTGCCTACGTTTATAAGTCGTCTCCGGAAAACGATGCCGTTTTTCCGGCACCGCAATCCTTCGTGGCGGGGAATTCCACGAATGTCCAGATCAGCGTGAAAGATTCGAAGAAGTACGCGGACAGCGGCGGCTGGGGATACGGGCAATTCGAAAACGGCGTCGCCAACCAGAGCGAGCCGCTCTTGAAGTCCTGTTTCGCGTGCCACACGAAACTCGATCGATCGAAGGACTTCGTGTTCAGCCACTACTCCCCCTGA
- a CDS encoding CbtA family protein, with protein sequence MVQRLLLAGKLSRLVVALFAFSFARLRRTDHRTRDLPRGGAHDHAAAEEGTVSRSTQRNAGLFTGVAAYCTALGGILAIGMAFLHGRPSVRPRSAVWMLALAG encoded by the coding sequence ATGGTTCAGAGACTTTTGCTAGCAGGAAAGCTGTCCAGATTGGTCGTCGCGCTGTTCGCCTTTTCGTTCGCGCGTCTACGTCGAACCGACCATCGAACGCGCGATCTCCCTCGAGGGGGAGCTCATGATCATGCTGCTGCCGAGGAAGGAACGGTCAGTCGGAGCACCCAACGCAACGCCGGCCTGTTCACGGGCGTCGCCGCATACTGCACGGCGCTCGGCGGTATCCTTGCGATCGGGATGGCCTTTCTCCATGGTCGGCCGAGTGTGAGGCCGCGGTCGGCAGTCTGGATGCTCGCCCTGGCCGGCTAA